Genomic window (Planctomycetia bacterium):
GGAGATAAGTGGCCAGACCGCTTTCACTCAGCGTTTTCAGCATACTGGTGACCGTGCCCGGCGAAACGCCGAGCACCGCCGCGAGCTGCCCCGTTTGCGCGGAGCCGCCGTTTTGCCCGGTGCAGATTTGATGAATCGCTTTAACGTAGTTCTCGACCGTCAGGCTCGGCACGGCTGGCTTGTTCCGGGGCAAGGGCGACGCTAGTTTCAACAGCCGGGATTCTAGGTTACGACTCCAACCACGGCAATTCGGTCGACATGGCGGACCCGCGAACGTTTTCGCTCAATCAGCGCGCCCAGGATTTGCTCCCAACAGCGCGCGGGTCGCTCGATCAACTGGGGATTGCCACACGCTCCATCGCCGGCGGAACCTGCTGGGATTGCGGTATCGAGACCCCAGGCAGCGTCGAAGCAGGCAGATTGCTGGCCGAGGTCTGCCTTGGCGGCCAGGGACAAGTGCGGCTGACGCCGATCGCCGCCGGGTTGCCGGGCGAGCAGTCCGTGTTGGTCGAATCGCGCGCACCGATCGCCGCCTGCATGGCCTCGCAGTACGCGGGCTGGCAAATCACCGGCGAGAAGTATTTCGCCATGGGTTCCGGCCCCATGCGCGCCCTGGCGGCACGCGAGCCGCTGTTCGAAAAGCTCGGCATTCGCGAGTCCAGCGATCATGCGGTCGGCGTGCTGGAAACGCGCAAGTTCCCCACGGAAGCCGTCTGGCAAGACGTCGCCGCGAAATGCAAGGTCGCGCCCGAGCGTTTGACGTTGCTCGTCGCGCCGACAGCCAGCATCGCCGGCAACCTGCAGATCGTCGCCCGGTCGTTGGAAACGGCGCTTCACAAGATGCTGGAATTGGGCTTCGATCCCTCGGCGGTTCGCTCAGGGCGAGGCATCGCGCCGTTGCCTCCGGTCGCGAAGGATGACCTGCAAGGCATCGGACGCACGAACG
Coding sequences:
- the mch gene encoding methenyltetrahydromethanopterin cyclohydrolase, with translation MADPRTFSLNQRAQDLLPTARGSLDQLGIATRSIAGGTCWDCGIETPGSVEAGRLLAEVCLGGQGQVRLTPIAAGLPGEQSVLVESRAPIAACMASQYAGWQITGEKYFAMGSGPMRALAAREPLFEKLGIRESSDHAVGVLETRKFPTEAVWQDVAAKCKVAPERLTLLVAPTASIAGNLQIVARSLETALHKMLELGFDPSAVRSGRGIAPLPPVAKDDLQGIGRTNDAVLYGAHVTVWVNGEDAYLAEFVERVPSSASHDHGVPFAEIFARYNHDFYKIDPHLFSPAVITLVNIATGKSFTAGELAPEVLRQSFA